One window of the Thermodesulfomicrobium sp. WS genome contains the following:
- the mfd gene encoding transcription-repair coupling factor: MTPPELHSFLNRPQGSLRVVKTGPVGQVCLAHLLVRAGHFVVLLTPPGADVALFGALVHALDGDFAGQPPWKRRFLSLPRFSPEVGSPGTWGERWSVLYGLSTQAPRALLLPLDNLIHKWPSPAMVASAHVEIRRGEDVSLDALVETLVAFGYRRTSLVAVVGEFSVRGDIVDVFAPGWELPVRLETFGDTVERLTLFEPLSQRSRADLEHTVIVPVQAVPAALSQVEKAHSLWDGWVRTGDLSRQAYQRLEQSLTEGGVPLLSLAQSGLEGFDAWIPRDAVIVVAEAQNLRPKLEESLWEWQHFLQTWQDGLPRQGLLQTEQESRRLLEGRPSLLCEDLVMGQRGHALELAEEPLRTFADLFWKPEDRQRPWRAVVEALRSWQQAGERVVVCFPTAGARRKFVSLAGEEGLMVQDGLPHGPGIGAVVSGVRQGAALPWAGVRVIPEAVLHPGETAPTRRRPKAFSGLSSFEGLEPGDLLVHRDYGICRFGGLVRVQMGEVANDFLLLLFADEDKLYLPVDRLGCVQRYQGPEGATPALDRLGSTGWRKARERVRKAVAAIARDLVEMYAFRKIAKGFAYGPVPAFYRDFEATFGFDETPDQERAIAEVLADMERPEPMDRLVCGDVGFGKTEVALRAAFRAVADGKQVALLCPTTVLAEQHYQTFRQRMEPFSVRVALLSRFVPAATQKTVLRAVAQGQVDVLIGTHRMLSKDVEFANLALLILDEEQRFGVQHKERLKKMRATVDVLTLTATPIPRTLQLSLAGVRGLSVIETPPVDRKPVETALMERDPEALRSILERELARGGQVFWVSNRVQGLEQTAAFVRSLVPQARVGMAHGQMPARELEDSMHRFWHGEMDILVCTAIIESGLDFPRANTLVVDQAHLFGLGQLYQLRGRVGRSSVQAYAYFVVPNPDALPEVARKRLKIILEMDYLGAGFRVAMEDLRLRGAGNILGEAQSGHMGKVGLDLYLEMLEEEVRRLQGGAVQTFIEPELNLGFQAVIPEAYIPDSQERLHYYKALSSCPDEAAVEAVVDEMRDRFGVIPDAVRLFVAALLVKQAVWRLGAVRVDLGRDKCLVYWDAARCPIDPKRLVSWIMARTDARMLPPAKLELALAGEGLTARVRAAYTALQDLVREVAAPALGLDAGDAES, from the coding sequence GCGCTTTCTTTCTTTGCCGCGTTTTTCTCCAGAGGTGGGGTCTCCGGGTACGTGGGGAGAGCGCTGGAGCGTGCTCTACGGCTTAAGTACCCAGGCGCCACGGGCGCTTCTTCTTCCCTTGGACAACCTGATTCACAAATGGCCGTCACCGGCGATGGTGGCCAGCGCGCATGTGGAGATCCGCCGAGGGGAGGATGTCAGCCTGGATGCCCTGGTGGAGACCTTGGTGGCCTTTGGCTACCGCCGTACGTCGCTGGTGGCCGTTGTGGGCGAGTTCTCCGTGCGTGGCGACATCGTGGACGTGTTCGCCCCGGGGTGGGAACTGCCCGTGCGCCTGGAGACCTTTGGCGATACCGTGGAGCGACTCACGCTCTTTGAGCCGTTGTCGCAGCGTTCGCGGGCGGATCTGGAGCATACCGTGATCGTGCCGGTACAGGCGGTGCCCGCGGCGCTTTCCCAGGTGGAAAAAGCGCACTCTCTGTGGGATGGCTGGGTACGCACTGGCGATCTTTCCCGACAGGCGTATCAGCGCCTGGAGCAAAGCCTTACGGAAGGGGGAGTGCCGCTTCTGAGCCTTGCCCAAAGCGGCCTTGAAGGTTTCGATGCTTGGATCCCCAGGGACGCGGTGATCGTCGTGGCGGAGGCCCAGAACCTGCGGCCCAAGCTGGAAGAGTCCCTGTGGGAGTGGCAGCATTTTTTGCAGACCTGGCAGGATGGGCTCCCGCGTCAGGGGCTGCTGCAAACGGAACAGGAGTCTCGACGTCTTTTGGAGGGACGCCCCAGCCTTTTGTGCGAGGACCTGGTCATGGGGCAGCGCGGGCATGCCCTGGAACTTGCCGAGGAACCCCTGCGCACCTTTGCGGACCTCTTTTGGAAGCCCGAGGACCGGCAGCGGCCGTGGCGGGCGGTGGTGGAGGCCTTGCGGTCCTGGCAGCAGGCCGGCGAGCGGGTGGTGGTGTGCTTCCCCACTGCCGGGGCCCGGCGCAAATTCGTGAGTCTTGCTGGGGAAGAGGGGCTCATGGTGCAGGATGGCCTGCCCCACGGGCCGGGCATCGGCGCTGTGGTTTCCGGCGTCCGTCAGGGCGCTGCTCTTCCCTGGGCAGGGGTGCGGGTGATCCCGGAAGCCGTGCTCCATCCCGGGGAGACTGCCCCGACCCGCCGCCGACCCAAGGCCTTTTCCGGGCTTTCCTCCTTTGAAGGCCTTGAGCCGGGCGATCTCTTGGTGCACCGCGACTATGGCATCTGCCGCTTTGGTGGACTTGTCCGCGTGCAGATGGGCGAGGTGGCCAACGATTTTCTCCTGCTGCTCTTTGCCGACGAGGACAAACTCTATCTCCCGGTAGACCGCCTGGGGTGCGTGCAGCGCTACCAAGGCCCGGAGGGCGCCACTCCTGCCTTGGATCGCCTGGGCTCCACGGGCTGGCGCAAGGCGCGGGAGCGGGTGCGCAAGGCCGTGGCCGCCATCGCCCGGGACCTGGTGGAGATGTATGCCTTCCGCAAGATCGCCAAAGGATTCGCCTACGGTCCGGTGCCGGCCTTTTACCGGGACTTCGAAGCCACCTTTGGATTTGACGAGACCCCGGATCAGGAACGGGCCATTGCCGAAGTCCTGGCGGACATGGAACGCCCCGAGCCCATGGACCGCTTGGTGTGCGGCGATGTGGGATTCGGCAAGACGGAAGTGGCCTTGCGGGCGGCATTTCGGGCTGTGGCCGACGGCAAGCAAGTGGCCTTGCTCTGTCCCACCACCGTGCTTGCAGAGCAGCACTACCAGACCTTCCGCCAGCGCATGGAGCCGTTTTCGGTGCGCGTGGCCTTGCTTTCCCGCTTTGTGCCCGCGGCGACGCAAAAGACCGTACTTAGGGCCGTGGCCCAAGGCCAGGTGGACGTGCTCATCGGCACCCATCGCATGCTCTCCAAGGATGTGGAGTTCGCCAACCTCGCCCTGCTCATCCTCGACGAGGAGCAGCGCTTCGGGGTGCAGCACAAAGAACGCCTCAAGAAGATGCGGGCCACGGTGGACGTGCTCACCCTGACCGCCACCCCCATTCCCCGCACCTTGCAACTCTCACTCGCCGGGGTGCGGGGGCTGTCGGTCATCGAAACCCCGCCGGTGGACCGGAAACCCGTGGAGACCGCGCTCATGGAGCGGGACCCCGAAGCCTTGCGCTCCATCCTGGAGCGGGAGCTTGCCCGCGGCGGTCAGGTGTTTTGGGTCTCCAATCGTGTTCAAGGGTTGGAGCAAACTGCGGCCTTCGTGCGATCCCTCGTGCCGCAAGCCCGGGTGGGCATGGCCCATGGGCAGATGCCGGCACGCGAGCTCGAAGACTCCATGCACCGGTTTTGGCATGGGGAGATGGACATCCTCGTGTGCACCGCCATCATTGAGTCTGGCCTGGATTTCCCTCGGGCCAACACGTTGGTGGTGGATCAGGCCCATCTTTTTGGTCTGGGGCAGCTCTATCAATTGCGGGGCCGGGTAGGCCGCTCGTCGGTCCAGGCGTACGCCTATTTCGTGGTGCCGAACCCCGACGCCTTGCCGGAGGTTGCCCGCAAGCGGCTGAAAATCATTCTCGAGATGGACTACCTGGGCGCGGGCTTCCGGGTGGCCATGGAAGATTTACGGCTGCGCGGCGCGGGAAACATCCTTGGCGAGGCCCAATCCGGGCACATGGGCAAGGTGGGGCTCGATCTGTATTTGGAGATGCTGGAAGAAGAGGTGCGGCGCCTGCAGGGTGGGGCGGTACAGACCTTTATCGAGCCGGAGCTCAACTTGGGGTTTCAGGCGGTTATTCCGGAAGCGTATATTCCCGACAGTCAGGAGCGTCTGCACTACTACAAGGCCCTGTCCTCGTGTCCGGACGAGGCGGCGGTGGAGGCCGTGGTGGACGAGATGCGCGACCGCTTTGGCGTCATTCCGGATGCTGTGCGCCTGTTCGTGGCGGCCTTGCTGGTCAAGCAGGCAGTGTGGCGTTTGGGCGCGGTGCGGGTGGATTTGGGGCGCGACAAGTGCCTGGTGTACTGGGACGCCGCCCGTTGTCCCATCGATCCGAAGCGCTTGGTTTCCTGGATCATGGCGCGAACCGACGCCCGCATGCTGCCGCCCGCCAAATTGGAACTTGCCTTGGCGGGAGAG